The genomic segment ACTTTAACAACTACTATTGGTTGGGGTTTAATAGCTGAAGCTTATGCAAATTTTGGGCTTTTAGGTTGTGGTGGAGTTGGAATTATTTTAGGGGCAGCCCTTGGACAGGCTACTCGTTGGAGTTTAAACACACCCGTCCTATCCGCTCGTTCCCTTTTTAATATTCTCTTAGTAAGTTTTGCCTCCCAAACGGAATGGACTGCTGGTGTTTATGTCGCAGCACTATTTCAATCTAGCGTGACTTTAGTTGGAATTAATTTTGTATTCATGAAAGTTTATCGATTGAAAGGGTTTTCAAGTACTAATCAAGAGAATTACCTCATTTCTGCCGAATAGCAAATTTATAGAAATTAATTATATGAATAAACTGGCGATTATTACTTCTCATCCTATTCAGTACTATGCTCCGTGGTTTCGTCAGCTAGTTGCTGAAAATGATTTTTCGATTAAAATTTTTTATCTGTGGGATTTTGGTGTAAGCGAACAGGTAGACGTAGGTTTTAAACAGTCCATTCAGTGGGATATCCCCCTATTAACCGGATATGATTACGAGTTTGTGCCAAATATAAGCTCTAATCCAGGTACTCATCACTTTTGGGGATTACAAAATCCATCCCTGTTGGAACGAGTCAATCTTTACAAACCGGATGTCGTACTTCTGATGAGTTATAACTATGCCAGTCTTTATGATTTTCTCTGGCGCTGGAATTGCCGCCAAGCACCGCTACTGTTCCGGGGTGATTCCCATAGGCTTCTATCCAGGACTGGTGCTAAAGAATGGCTGCGTCGGAAGTTTATCTCCCTAATTTATCGACGTTTTGCAGCCTGTCTCTATGTTGGTAAAGCTAATTATAATTACTTCCGTCAGCACGGTGTTCCACCCCAAAGACTATTTTTCTCTCCACATGCCGTAGATAATGATCGCTTCTTCGCTCAAGCGGAGGAAGCTACTCACCAAGCTACTCTATGGAAGCAGAAACTAGGAATTCCCGAAAACCACTCCGTCATCCTATTTGCTGGGAAATTTGAGGATATAAAAAGACCAGGTACGTTGCTACAAGCCTTTTTACAGGCAAACCTCTCCCAGGTATCACTCCTGTTCGTAGGAGCTGGAGCTTTAGAAAGTGAACTGAGAACCCAGGCGGCAAGTCATCCATACATTCACTTTGCCCCTTTTCAAAACCAGACACTCATGCCTCGTACATACGCTGCTGGTGATTTGGTAGTCTTACCTAGCTATAGCGAAACTTGGGGACTTGTAATCAACGAAGCCATGTGTATGTCTCGTGCTGTCATCGCTAGTACTCACGTTGGCTGCGCTCAAGACTTGATTCACCCCTACGGAAACGGACTAGTTTTTCCGGCTGGTGATGTGTCGGCACTGGCTGCTTGCCTTAAAGAAGCTTTTTCGGATCGAGAGCGACTACAAAGATGGGGCGAAGAAAGCCGCAAAATCATTGCCAATTATAGCTATACCCAAGTTACTCAAGGAGTGAAAGATGCTTTAACTCATCTTACTGCACTGACCCAGTATCCGGATTAAAACTCAATTATTGTTGCTCAATCCAACGTTGGAGTAGTTTGTATTTTATGCTTCCCGTAGCCTCAAATCCAAGTCATTTTCACTTATGGTTTCCCAATCTATTTGAGTTTAAGGGAGGTATTCAGGTTTACTCCGAATTTTGGCTACAAGCCTTACAAAAGCTAGGGGTAAATGTCAGCTACGAAGTCTTTTTAAAACACGACACGCGCTTACCTGAAGATTTCTCCTGCCCAGCTAATGCACAGTTTCACTTTTCTGGGACTTGGACTTCATCTTTGCGGACACCTGCTTTTGCTGCTCAAATTTTGGGATTGGGCCTTTGGCAACGACCCAAATTAGTGATGGTCAATCATCTGAATTTTGCAGTAGCAGCCTATTGGTTGAAGCAGCTCACGGGTATTCCTTACTGGATTACGGTTTATGGAGTAGAGAGCTGGAATGTTGAGAAACCTGCCTTACAGACTGCTCTGCACCATGCGGATAAAATTCTCTCGATTAGCGGTTACACTCGCGATCGCATCGTTAAAGAGCAAAATCTCGATCCAGCCAAAATATCACTGTTGCCCTGTACGTTTGAGGCGAATTGCTGGTCAATTGCGCCTAAACCGACTCATTTATTAACACAATACGGATTGAAGCCCGAACAGCCTGTTATTTTAACGGTGGCACGGCTAGCAGAAGCTGAGCGGTATAAGGGATATGACCGCATTCTTGAAGCACTGCCCCAAATCCGTCAAGTAATTCCTGATGTCCACTACATCCTAGTTGGAAAAGGCAATGACCGACCTCGAATTGAACAACTTATCGCTCAATTACAGTTGCAAGACTGCGTGACGTTAGCTGGGTTTATTCCTGATCAGGAGCTTGGTGACTATTACAACTTGTGCGACGTGTTCGCAATGCCCAGCAAACGAGAGGGTTTTGGCATCGTTTACCTGGAAGCCCTAGCCTGTGGCAAGCCAGCATTGGGAGGAGATCGGGATGGTGCGGTAGATGCGCTTTGTCACGGGGAACTGGGAGTTTTGGTTGACCCGGATGATACGAATGTGATCGCTCAAAAGCTAATTGAGATTTTACAAGGCGCTTATCCCCATCCACTCATCTACCAACCTGAAGCCTTACGTCAAAAAGCGATCGATACCTTTGGCTTCAATCGCTTCCAACAAACCCTTGCCAGTTACATAGAACCCTACTGCTTGTCCACCTAATCGCAAGGAATTGATATATGTGTGGTATTGCCGGAATCCTGACTAGTGGTT from the Microcoleus sp. AS-A8 genome contains:
- a CDS encoding glycosyltransferase family 4 protein; its protein translation is MNKLAIITSHPIQYYAPWFRQLVAENDFSIKIFYLWDFGVSEQVDVGFKQSIQWDIPLLTGYDYEFVPNISSNPGTHHFWGLQNPSLLERVNLYKPDVVLLMSYNYASLYDFLWRWNCRQAPLLFRGDSHRLLSRTGAKEWLRRKFISLIYRRFAACLYVGKANYNYFRQHGVPPQRLFFSPHAVDNDRFFAQAEEATHQATLWKQKLGIPENHSVILFAGKFEDIKRPGTLLQAFLQANLSQVSLLFVGAGALESELRTQAASHPYIHFAPFQNQTLMPRTYAAGDLVVLPSYSETWGLVINEAMCMSRAVIASTHVGCAQDLIHPYGNGLVFPAGDVSALAACLKEAFSDRERLQRWGEESRKIIANYSYTQVTQGVKDALTHLTALTQYPD
- a CDS encoding glycosyltransferase, translated to MLPVASNPSHFHLWFPNLFEFKGGIQVYSEFWLQALQKLGVNVSYEVFLKHDTRLPEDFSCPANAQFHFSGTWTSSLRTPAFAAQILGLGLWQRPKLVMVNHLNFAVAAYWLKQLTGIPYWITVYGVESWNVEKPALQTALHHADKILSISGYTRDRIVKEQNLDPAKISLLPCTFEANCWSIAPKPTHLLTQYGLKPEQPVILTVARLAEAERYKGYDRILEALPQIRQVIPDVHYILVGKGNDRPRIEQLIAQLQLQDCVTLAGFIPDQELGDYYNLCDVFAMPSKREGFGIVYLEALACGKPALGGDRDGAVDALCHGELGVLVDPDDTNVIAQKLIEILQGAYPHPLIYQPEALRQKAIDTFGFNRFQQTLASYIEPYCLST